In one window of Arthrobacter pascens DNA:
- the dhaL gene encoding dihydroxyacetone kinase subunit DhaL: MMLDVTWAVKWLTLCAQAMAEHRVELIELDRAIGDSDHGENMDRGFQAVLDKLAEAPPETPGAALKMTAMTLMSKVGGAAGPLYGTAFLRASTYLGDVAEVDPAALAGALMAARDGIVARGKAESGDKTMVDAWTPAAEAAQAVAAGGSGNVLAVLVAAAEAAEAGAVATDPLVARKGRASYLGERSAGHRDPGAASSALILRAAAGAAA, translated from the coding sequence ATGATGCTGGATGTGACTTGGGCCGTGAAATGGCTGACGCTTTGCGCTCAGGCCATGGCCGAGCACCGGGTGGAGCTCATCGAGCTGGACCGCGCCATCGGGGACTCGGACCATGGCGAGAACATGGACCGCGGCTTCCAGGCAGTGCTGGACAAACTGGCCGAAGCTCCGCCGGAAACTCCCGGCGCGGCCCTCAAAATGACTGCAATGACCCTGATGTCAAAAGTTGGCGGGGCAGCGGGTCCGCTGTATGGCACCGCGTTCCTCCGCGCATCCACTTACCTGGGTGACGTCGCCGAGGTTGATCCCGCGGCGCTCGCCGGAGCGCTGATGGCTGCCCGGGACGGCATCGTGGCAAGGGGCAAGGCAGAATCAGGCGACAAAACCATGGTGGATGCCTGGACACCGGCTGCCGAAGCCGCCCAGGCGGTAGCGGCCGGCGGAAGCGGGAACGTCCTCGCCGTGCTCGTTGCCGCCGCAGAGGCTGCCGAGGCCGGGGCAGTGGCGACGGATCCGCTCGTCGCCCGCAAGGGCCGTGCGAGTTACCTGGGGGAGCGGAGTGCAGGCCACCGGGATCCCGGTGCGGCCTCCAGCGCACTGATTCTCCGTGCGGCCGCCGGAGCCGCGGCGTGA
- a CDS encoding MFS transporter, with protein sequence MTTRAEGVGFRSERGPVLIALMLSSGLVAIDSTIVATAVPSIVRDVGGFSSFPWLFSAYLLAQAVSVPVYAKLSDMAGRKPIILTGIGLFLLGSILCGLAWSMPALIAFRVVQGLGAGAVLPISITIAGDIYSIAERAKVQGYLASVWAVSSVVGPTLGGIFSSLGIWRGIFLINVPLCLLAGWMLVRAFHENIEHTKHRVDYLGAVLLTVSLSLLILGALEGGQAWAWDSPISITSFAVGAVLLAIFLIAERRAAEPVLPPWVLSRRLLGTTTLISFGVGAIILGLTSYVPTFLQGAIATSPIVAGLALAALTLGWPISASQSGRLYLRLGFRTTALIGISVTVTGSVILALTAHTPNAVLVAASCFTVGLGLGLVATPTLIAAQSSVEWNERGVVTGTNLFARSIGSALGVAVFGAVANAIYAGSPNGHTDPQAVVGASSAVFLAVVLAAVMTVGAVLAMPAAAREPVPDQASAHVPRGGTAPPAEP encoded by the coding sequence ATGACTACCCGTGCTGAAGGCGTCGGCTTCCGTTCCGAGCGCGGCCCTGTCCTCATCGCCCTGATGCTGTCGAGCGGCCTCGTGGCCATTGACTCGACGATCGTCGCGACAGCGGTGCCCTCGATAGTGCGGGATGTCGGCGGGTTCTCTTCGTTCCCGTGGCTCTTTTCCGCCTACCTGCTCGCGCAGGCCGTATCCGTGCCCGTGTACGCGAAACTCTCGGACATGGCAGGCCGCAAACCCATTATCCTTACAGGCATTGGCCTGTTCCTGCTCGGCTCGATTCTTTGCGGCCTGGCGTGGAGCATGCCGGCGCTCATTGCGTTCCGCGTGGTCCAAGGCCTGGGTGCCGGAGCAGTCCTGCCTATTTCCATCACCATCGCCGGCGACATCTATTCCATCGCCGAGCGTGCCAAGGTGCAGGGTTACCTGGCCAGCGTGTGGGCCGTCTCGTCCGTCGTCGGACCAACACTGGGCGGGATATTCTCCTCGCTCGGCATCTGGCGTGGAATCTTCCTCATCAACGTGCCGCTATGCCTCCTGGCCGGCTGGATGCTGGTCCGGGCCTTCCATGAAAACATCGAGCACACGAAGCACCGCGTGGACTACCTCGGAGCCGTGCTTCTGACTGTCTCCTTGAGCCTGCTAATCCTCGGAGCCCTTGAAGGCGGCCAGGCGTGGGCCTGGGACTCACCCATAAGCATCACGTCGTTCGCCGTCGGAGCCGTTCTGCTGGCCATATTTCTCATTGCCGAGCGGCGGGCTGCCGAGCCTGTCCTGCCGCCGTGGGTACTGTCCCGGCGCCTCCTCGGCACGACGACGCTCATCTCCTTCGGCGTCGGGGCGATCATACTCGGCCTCACCTCCTACGTCCCGACTTTCCTTCAGGGAGCAATTGCCACCTCGCCGATTGTCGCCGGGCTGGCGCTCGCGGCACTGACGCTCGGATGGCCGATCAGTGCCTCCCAGTCAGGGCGCCTCTATCTTCGGCTGGGGTTCAGGACCACAGCGCTGATCGGAATCTCGGTCACAGTCACCGGCTCGGTGATCCTCGCCCTGACCGCTCACACCCCTAACGCAGTCCTGGTCGCGGCCAGCTGTTTTACTGTCGGACTGGGGCTTGGCCTCGTTGCAACCCCTACCCTCATCGCTGCCCAATCCAGCGTCGAATGGAACGAGCGCGGCGTGGTAACGGGCACCAACCTCTTCGCGCGATCGATTGGCAGTGCTTTAGGCGTCGCAGTCTTCGGTGCGGTAGCAAACGCAATCTATGCCGGCAGTCCCAACGGCCACACGGACCCCCAAGCCGTCGTTGGGGCATCCAGCGCAGTGTTCCTGGCCGTTGTGCTGGCTGCCGTGATGACCGTCGGGGCGGTGCTCGCCATGCCGGCAGCGGCCCGGGAGCCGGTCCCGGACCAGGCTAGCGCCCACGTCCCTCGGGGCGGGACGGCTCCGCCCGCCGAACCCTAA
- the dhaM gene encoding dihydroxyacetone kinase phosphoryl donor subunit DhaM: MTVRIVVVSHSEKIADGAVELAAQMAPDVVILAAGGTPDGRIGTSLEKVMSALDKAAGGDGVVVLTDLGSAVMTAESAVEFADDPAGVLLADAPLVEGLVAAAVAAQGGADAETVKRAAEAAYPSGPGSGPAPAPASLVSEGAVTGGGPDFTGDFELINQAGMHARPAAKIAGGIASLDADVKVNGVDGASMTGLMTLAAGKGSVLHVEAWGADAERAVNYVGGLVQAGFGEP, encoded by the coding sequence GTGACCGTCCGCATCGTGGTGGTGTCCCATAGCGAAAAGATCGCCGACGGCGCGGTGGAGCTTGCCGCCCAGATGGCGCCCGACGTCGTGATCCTGGCGGCCGGCGGCACCCCGGACGGCCGGATCGGCACGAGCCTGGAGAAGGTCATGTCGGCGCTGGACAAGGCTGCGGGCGGTGACGGCGTGGTGGTCCTGACGGATCTTGGATCGGCAGTGATGACTGCCGAATCGGCCGTTGAATTCGCAGACGATCCGGCTGGCGTGCTGCTGGCTGACGCTCCACTGGTGGAGGGCCTGGTGGCCGCTGCCGTGGCAGCGCAGGGCGGGGCTGACGCCGAGACAGTAAAGCGTGCTGCCGAAGCCGCCTACCCTTCCGGCCCGGGCAGCGGTCCTGCTCCGGCGCCGGCCAGCCTGGTGTCTGAAGGCGCCGTCACAGGGGGCGGGCCCGACTTCACCGGAGACTTTGAGCTGATCAACCAGGCGGGCATGCATGCCCGCCCGGCGGCCAAAATCGCTGGCGGCATCGCCTCGTTGGACGCGGACGTGAAGGTCAACGGGGTGGACGGGGCCTCCATGACCGGCCTGATGACTTTGGCGGCGGGGAAAGGATCGGTCCTGCATGTGGAAGCGTGGGGTGCGGACGCCGAGCGGGCCGTGAACTACGTGGGCGGGCTGGTGCAGGCGGGGTTCGGCGAGCCGTAG
- a CDS encoding A/G-specific adenine glycosylase: MVGWFEETARDLPWREPACSPWGVLVSEIMLQQTPVVRVLPVWEEWLRRWPNPAALAGEPAGEAVRCWGRLGYPRRALRLHAAAVAIVDGHGGKVPDTYAELLTLPGVGSYTAAAVAAFAYGRRETVVDTNIRRVHARLVSGVALPAPSLTASEMRLAAELLPDDDGTSVRWNAAVMELGALVCTARAPKCAACPVREQCAWLAAGEPPPSYTPKGQAWHGTDRQVRGAVMAVLRLAETPVPPEMFVQEPADLGFEAEGIGAPLSALHRLNSAPEQLERALAGLLSDGLAELHHGGYRLPA; this comes from the coding sequence ATAGTGGGCTGGTTTGAGGAGACTGCCCGCGACCTGCCCTGGCGCGAACCCGCATGCTCGCCCTGGGGCGTGCTGGTCAGCGAGATCATGCTCCAGCAGACCCCTGTGGTACGCGTGCTGCCCGTCTGGGAGGAGTGGCTCAGGCGATGGCCAAACCCTGCTGCCCTGGCCGGTGAGCCCGCCGGCGAAGCGGTCCGCTGCTGGGGCAGGCTGGGCTATCCCCGCCGTGCCCTCAGGCTCCACGCTGCTGCCGTGGCGATCGTTGACGGTCACGGTGGGAAAGTCCCCGATACTTACGCGGAACTGCTGACGCTGCCGGGCGTGGGCAGCTACACGGCCGCAGCCGTCGCCGCCTTTGCCTACGGGCGCAGGGAGACGGTGGTGGACACCAACATACGGCGCGTGCACGCGCGGCTCGTTTCCGGCGTCGCCCTTCCGGCGCCTTCCCTGACCGCCTCTGAGATGCGGCTCGCGGCTGAACTATTGCCGGACGACGACGGGACATCCGTCAGGTGGAACGCTGCGGTGATGGAACTTGGGGCTCTGGTATGCACGGCACGGGCGCCGAAATGTGCCGCCTGCCCCGTCCGGGAACAATGCGCGTGGCTGGCAGCAGGCGAGCCGCCGCCGTCGTACACCCCAAAAGGCCAGGCCTGGCACGGCACCGACCGCCAGGTCCGCGGAGCCGTGATGGCGGTGCTGCGGCTCGCGGAAACGCCGGTCCCGCCGGAGATGTTCGTCCAGGAGCCCGCGGACCTTGGTTTCGAGGCTGAGGGAATCGGTGCGCCGTTGTCCGCCCTTCACCGGCTGAACTCGGCGCCGGAGCAGCTGGAGCGCGCGCTGGCCGGGCTCCTCAGCGACGGGCTCGCCGAGCTTCACCACGGCGGCTACCGGCTCCCCGCGTGA